In the genome of Neodiprion fabricii isolate iyNeoFabr1 chromosome 4, iyNeoFabr1.1, whole genome shotgun sequence, the window gctgaaaaattgtataatttggTGCCGTGTGCCGATTtgactaatttttcaaaataatgttACGATCGCCTGACacttgaagaaataaatagtAAATAGGATTGTGAGAAATATAGTACATTTTGAACCGCTTCTGAGCATTTTCTAGTAGCGTTGATTGTTGCTCTTCGAAGTCTTCGATCAGTTGAGTAAACTCTTCAGATCCTTTGGGTTCGTCATCGcgattattttcttctatttcgGATTGTCGGAAGGTAGGCCTTTGATTGCGAAAGCTCCGCGGAAGAAGGGCTTGAATACTTCCAAAACGTTCTGTGTTCTGCGGGCTGAATTCTGTGAAAATAAGTCACGAATGTCTGATTATTGATTATAGGCATGGAAAAAAGTAGATCCAAAAAAATCGCAATTTACATTGACATGATTTATTGAATCTCACAATCAGATGTGTTATGTATGAACTTGGAtgattttatgtaaaaattacTAGCAACGCGCGACGAAGACACTTATATGGAAAGCGGATTGCAAAACCCCTTGGAATATTCCGCGATCCGTAATTAATTTGATCAGGATAGTGGTGTAATATATATCCTTTTCACGTCCTTGAGTTAGTAACGAATTGAACGCTTTCCATAATTCAGTGACTCACATGCTCTGAGTACCTGAACACGCAAACCAAGCCGATATTCTATTGAATTCAATGCTCATTTTATTAAGGATGATGATGGAACGAACCAAACATGAACATATCGCGCAATCGACAGTTCTTCACCTACCAATCTTGGACCAAATTTTCGATTAGTCTTCAACTCTCAAACTTTATTCCGTGTAATAAGAGACCTGTAGAAGATCAAACCCTTGACTCTACCGCTCGtcgagataaaaattattcttcattctATGCATAGAAACTTGGACTTTGTTCCATCACATTTCAGATTTACAGGTGTCGAAAAGCCCAAAGTTCTCGAAAAAACATCAGTTTCAccattggaataatttttacccCTGAAAATTTCGCGTTTCAGTAAATAGCATATTGTATTACTAGTGCAGAAAGTGAGCGATTTTCGACGAGTGTGAAATTTACCGCACCAGCTGCGGCGAGCGATGTAATCATAGATAACGGCTGTCCGCGCACGGAACACACGCTTTTTTTCCAACACGAGTCAAGGCAAGTTTGTTTTGAAAAGCACTGAAGGTGCGGCTGACAGCGCGTAAAATTGGAGTTAGGTGACTTACGGGCAGTGATACACGGCGTAAAATTGAGTTATTCGAAAGTGCGCATACGCCAAACAAAGCCCtggtaattattttcaatgtaaTTGACCGTCGAATATCTTAAAGATCACGGACCTCACATCGCGTAGAATAAGATTTCCGAATAGCAGATGAATTGTAAATTCGAGCTGGATTGtcgggtgaaaaattcaaacgtatcGATAATAGCCTGCGGTATGTAGAATTTCCGAGCGCAGCATCCGACCTCTGCGCCATACGTGGATGCAATAGGTGTGTAATCTAGGTGTTTGTATACAGGCTATTCGATGCCGGATTTCGCAATGATAAGTGAAGGGACGCTGACATATTGGCAAACTGCGTTCTCGATTAAAACCACAAGAAAATATGTAATCGGTACATTAAGTGAGCTATTCACCGTTATTACGCTGCTCAACACCTTGCTGACGTTGGTGATGAGAGTGAATCCGTTGCCGAACACAGGCGGTGGAACATCCAGAGAGACGTGAACCCTGTCAAATTCAGGAATATCCTCGGTCGTCGTTGCGATGGTCTGGTTCAagatagaaaatgaataaatgcgATTAGATGGATTGGATTTGGTCAAAGCGACAGAAATGAGGGAAGAAACGTTTCTAAATATGAATTTCATCCGTCTGGCCTTCGTCGATGGAAAACTGGTTCGCAGGCAGTGCAACTATTAGGAATGCAACCTTCAGCTATCAGGTTTTACGTTTGATAGCCAAGCGTGACTCGAAATGCACATTAATGTGGTGGATTGGAACTCGTTAACCGTCCAAGTTGTCCGACTCGATCAACAACCCGCTATCATTTGCCTAATGCAGAAATTCGCTTCTGCGCTGCGAAGCCAGTTTAGCCACTTGTTTTGAAATATGCTTGTAGCATCAAACTGGGTGTGCAGAAAGTGTGACAAACAGGAATTTGTCGCATTTCGTCAGGAGTGATTTTACGCCACGATAAGGAACTGACTCGATTCTTTAATGACGTCAAACGAAtgtatgtaaaaatttgaagctaCTTTTTccgacaaattttcacaacataACAAGATGAGTATATCacgaaagtaatttttttttctaagttCATTTAGTTACGGTATCCGGTAACATTGAATAGTAGAAGTTTCTAtttggtgagaaaaaaaaaaaaatgaaaagttcgGTGCGACAATAAACTATGATTTCAGTACAGTACCGAAGGATCAAAAAATGGATTTGTAGGATTGGGGAAAGAGAGCACATTATCCGTATCAAGTAGGCCAGGGtgatgagaaatgaaattcatatgtagacaaaaatatcgaatgtgattttattattcttgaGCGTCAAACAACGCTATTTACATCATTTACAGGATACGCAAAGCGACCTTGGTGCCTTGCGTATCAGGACTTAATATTTACAAGTCTCTTAAGGTTCGGTAGTATTTGATTATAAACTAGACAGAAATGGCCAGATTGGGAGTGGTGGGCGATTTATAGTGAAGGGCTGCTTTATCTGCCgagctaaaaaaaaaccaatttcaaacaatagaataaaaaattgaacaagtGCAACCACTTTCCTAAGtgattgcatttttttttttacaaaattttgaaaagccgCATTCCCTTGGATGTCAAGCAAGCCTGCCGTGCACGCTGTGTATGTGTAACCTATTGTACCCACGGTTACATTTTAACCACCACAACATTAGTTATAATCGTCAGCTGCGGTATGTTTCGAGCGAAACAAGTAGCTAACCTTGAACTCGAAAAGTTAAGGAATTACAAAGTtaattgggtaaaaaaaaaaataaaaaaataaaaaatttctcaccttATAGGGCAGTGTGATAGTTAATTTGAGTAAAATATTCGCATTATCAATATTATGAACCCGCTTTCCGAAGATGAATGACACGGTTGATTATCAAATGTGAGGCTATCAGGTATTCGGTCAAATGAAACTCTATGTGATCAAAGTAAAGGTATTTCACGGCTGCTCCACTTTGGTTAAGCGTCATCGTGTGCACCCAAAAATGATTATTTCCACCGTATATCAACCAGCAGCCGCGTCGTGATGAACCCGTTCAATTAAAGAACACGAGTAGAATATACATTAGAAAATTGTATTCTGAAAATCCTAATTGCGAAACGAAGTACAAAACGAAGAacaaagagttgaaaaaaaaaaaaaaaatgacaaccgaaatcaaagtataaaaatatgtaaaagtATGTACTCAACAAGTAGATACAGCTATAACAATAAGAAGTATAAATTATAAGCGCATCTCCGGGACGAACAATTAGACGTGGATCTTACACGCCGATACAAGCGTTTTGTTATTCCATTAGTTTGATTCCACGAAATACGCCTGCGCCGTCGACGAATGATAACTAGGGGTTAACCACGAAGCGGGGTTAAAGCCGACTGCAGTTTCAAATCGTTCGAATAACTCAGTATGGTCCTCCTACCCCGCCGTTAAGGTTGGCGAAGGCGCCGAGGTTCACGCCGCCACCGGTTGAACCTCCTAGGCTGAGTCCTGCTCCTGCGCTTGCCTCACCGCTACTGGATCCAGTGCCAAAATCAGTCGAGCCACCGGCGGATCCTCCAGTATCTCCACTTCCGCCGCTAAGGCCGCCTAGAAGACCTCCCAGACCGCCGCTTCCGCTGCTGAGACTGGAAATCGTCTGGATTTTTGAGGACAAGATTCCTCCGAGGCCACCACTGAGGCCACCAAGGAGTCCACCTCCAGCAGAGCCTAAATTTTTAGTGAAATGGTTCACAGTCAACGGACAATTCCTAAGTGAGAACCGCGAGGTTCGGAGGTGTTATGAAACAGTCGGAGACACGCAATCAGCGTTATGCTTGATGGCTCTTGTCGATTCCATGGCAAAGATTGCTCTTAGGCATGTTTGTAACTTTAGGCTTGAACTTTGGACTCTCACTTTTGGGTGAGAGAGTAGACTGAATCACCAGTCGACTAAAATTTCGATGAAGATAATCGTGATATAAAAACTGTAAGCCTGTTCCGGCGTCTTCAGTTTTGAAACTTATCTacttgaatcattttttttcacgatcttGCATCAAGCTCGGTGTACGATTTCCACatgcaataattatttcactacCTTTGTAAATATCAAGATTAACTGCCGTCCGTTTTGCAATTATAAACCGCGATATCAACCCTCCGTgcgaacaattattttttacatcttttGTCTGCACGCTTTCTCCGAGTGTTCCAGGCTCTCAAGGATTCGGAAAAATTGAGTCCTTCTTCTCAAAGTGTTAACTGCACCACCCAAGACTTGGCAGACTCAAGAGTTTCGAAGTATTAttcgtaaaaattgatattcagaAAACGACTGGGCCCTGATATTCCCAGTGTTCGCACGGAGGGTTAAAGGATTGAACGTAATGTCCTGGCTTAAAAATGTACAGTCAAGTATACCGACCATCGCTGCTACCTCCTGAGAGTCCGCCTGACAAGGAGCTAAGGGGGGCGATTTTTGATGCAACCGCATTTCCGATTCCGCTGCTAGCGGTTGAAATGAAGGAAGTGGCACCGGATATTAGAGGACCGATGCTCGCAGTGCCGGCTTGGATCTTCTGAGATATCAGATTACTGATGAATTGGCTGGTAGCTGATTGAGTATTGTCAATGCCGAATGCCGCGTTCTTGGCTTTGTTTCCTTCCTCTAACGCGGCAAGTGCATTCGTCTTCGCGTCTAAGAAGGAGTCtagtttctagaaagaaaaaagcacatctcaaaaatttattattgaagTACACCGTAGGTCCGAACTACGTCAATACTTCATGCACACATCGTGACAAATGTTATCGGAAACGAGTGATTATACCGATGCTGCGAGTCGCTGAACGTCGGTTTATAGTCACTCGATTGTTCCTGCTTAGAAAGTGGCCTTCACTCCTGCAGAACATAGATTAACTGCGTAGAGCGGTTATGCAGATGTAAATGGAAATCACCCGGAAATATTTCGTTGGTTTTATATCGGCGCTCTCTGAAAGGTTAgtgacaataataatttggaatattttttaccccGAAGACGAAGTTGATGATCCCATTTGTGGCACCCAGTTTGATGATGCCAATTTTCCTCTTATCCCTGTCTCccctctcattgtcagtggcAGCATCTCCGTCAGCCTCGACCACATATACCTGCCGTGACACAATGCTCATGTCAAAGATGAAGAAGAACGAGGTATACACTCTAACGGTTACTTGAGGAATTGTTTCGTCTAGCATATGGTTTTTTGAGCTACAAGTTTTAAGTGATGCTAAATAATGATTACGTTCACGTTGCTTGAACAAAACGGATCTATCAACGAAAGCGTTTAAAGCCTCTGATAATAATCctgacaaaattgaaataattaaaaacaaacaaactagTCAAAAAGGGTTCACGGTTTGGTTAGAATATCACAAATAATGCGTGCGAATGAGATTGAAATTCAGGATAAACTGTAGAGCTTTACGCATTCACAAGCTTGCCTTAAGCTTGTCCGAATGTTTTCAATTCACCTTATAATGTTTACAACTGTAATTTCAAGTTGAGTGACGCATATCACAGAGCTAATGCCAACagagtataaaattattattaagtcTTCTTTTTAAGctaaatatagaaaaaaaatctcaagtCAAAGGggcgtatatattttttttttcaatagttaGCTTGAAAATGAGTCAATGGAAAGATTGttaatgagataaaaaaaaattaaacgccCGTTTGGTTAACTCTCCAAAGGCAGAAGGGCGTATAAATAAGTATACAAGCCCTTTTGGCCTTAGCACCGCGATATTCTTATGTGAGTTTAAAGAGATAAGCTTACGTTACAATTATGCGAGTGTCCTTGCCTCTTGCAAAATCTAAAGAACCCAACTGCTAGAGCCAAATGAATTAATACGCAACGCGAGgcaaataattcatgaaattcttcttAAGAGCTATAAGAATTCAGCGGACAACATTTCGGCCAGTAGGTCCGGCTCTCTTGTGTAACTTTCATTCGCTCGAATAGCAACTGGACACGAGTGGCGTAACTGCATGTCCTCAAACTTGTAAATTCGACTAGTCAAGAAAGTTTTCGGTGATCAATTCctagaaatttattaatttcagtGGGAAGCTTGGAATATTGAAGTCCGTATTTAAGGAGATAAAAGTCATCGGTATGCGTCAGGAAGACATTACGCATGcaaaaatatgcaatttcATGTTCTATCAGAATTCGTAACTAAACGCTTTCGTTTCCAACAAAAATCTTAACAGATCAGTAGCGAAGTTTAACTCctttaaaaatgttgaaactaGCGTTGcgatacaaaaattgtttcacgaCTGACGTTATATTAATCGTCATTATTATAACTTACCCTGTGTACTAAAGTGCAAAAAAGTCGGAAAACGAAGTACAATTATCGAAAAACCGCAATGttacagaaaaagaaaacagttcGTCGCTTGTTACATGatcgaattaatttttctaccgGTAAATCGAGCGTcgaagataaaattttcagtgTTATAAAGTTACGTGAACTAACCCGTCAATGAGAATAAATAATGTTATTACGTctttaattttgaaacattcaATGGAGAAATGCCGCCGTCTAACGATAAATGAGAAATCGTAGAGCAACCGCTGCCGAATCATTGCGTAAGAATTAACACACACGAATATGTACGATTCCTTTCGCACACACGAGTGTCAAGCATGGGAAATAATTTGACTCGGACTTGACGAGGGTGACGCGTGCTTGCCGGTGatatgtgtaaaattttaattcatacGTCGACATTCGCGTGATCCATGTGTGCCGACACACACATGCACGTCTGCTTGTCTGACTGTTTCTCTGTGCTTATCGGCTGGACCGTTCCTTCGACTACTTTCACTATCGAACTTACTCGGTTACCGTCAACGGTCGCGTCGGCTTAAGGTTTCCTCCAAAGTTAGCAAATCTCTACGGGCAAATAATTACCGTGAAAAACCTCCTCGATAATACGTTCCTCGCTTCCATTTATTGTCGCTATAATTTCTGTACTCAACTGTAAAATTGTTCGGAAATCGGTTGCGTGTAAaatctttttatttaaatttgtacTTTTAGCTGGAGTGAAAGGATTCACAGAAACTTACGACGGTGGAAGCAAACTTCATCAGGCTAGGCTCTTTTGATAATCGTTGCGAAAAGTCTTTTGGCTAATCGCCGGTTGAatataagatgaaaaaaaactcaacGCAATCACGGCGACATTTAATCATCAAGAACTGAGACTTGGggattttattatattacgtTGTTGGTATGCTCGGTTCAGAGTGCCTGAACTTGAAACTtcgactcattgtcagactgTGACTGAATTGCAATCTGACGGGTTGTACGGTGTTTCCAACATCGACTACGATATTTGAAAGCTCGGTGATTGGATATGTTATGGAACGTTAGGAATACTCACTTCGTTGAGGGGATTCAGATCATCCACAGCTTGTCTCTTGACGGGACCGGCGTTGACAACGGCCACTGCCACGAACAGCCCACACAACGTACACGctagtttcattttattggATTGATAACAAATTAAGGTTTACCTGAAAGACAAAGACTGCGATTATTCGACGGTTTAGGGCAATAACAGGGCAAATGCGCTCACGCCTACTTCAACTATGAAATTCATTTAGCAATAACCGCAACTACATCCGAGCAGTGAAAGGATTCCCAAAGCTTTCTGACTGGTTAAAAACGTGGCACTGAACTcgtcaaattaattttacatttattgCACACAGCCGAAGAGAAAtcgtgaaattattcaaaggtGGGTCAAGAGAGGATCCGGATACTGGACTGCGGatatatgaaaacaaaaatcacgTGAGATCCTGTCGGAATTGAAGAATCCATTCACGTTTTCGACAGGAaggtaaaagagaaaaaaggtaaaaaggAAACAATTTCTGTACAAACAAGAATGCagcgaaattttcaaagtacgTAGCGTTATcaaacgaatttcaaaaagaaaGCGAAAGAAGAATACACTCGGAAACTCActgcaaatatttattttctttcacaaaTTCAGACGCCGCCACTCTAGGATTATTCTTTACGCGAAGTTATTCGGGCAGATAGTGTTGAGACGGCTGTCGGAGTGTTAACCTTGAGGTAAATTAGCCCTGCTGCCACAGGCGGGTTAGTAGTGACTTACCGTGTCGGTCGGCCGAGGGGATGCCTGCGTGTTTTCGAGATGTGTTCCAGGCGGCGTATAAGCCTCGTTTGAGAGACTCCAGAGAGGCGACTTCGATGTCTTGCGGTCAGCGAATGTATGTATGGGTCTTGCTAGAGTCGGTCGCTTCGTAGGTGGGGTGCTTTCGACTGCAGCACCTCTTATATCCTATGCCACTATAAGCAATATTCGCACTAGAGGCTGCCCAACGCAGACAAGCGCTAATGTCGTTGTTTTAGGCGGCACGTATGCCCGGAGGAATTGAATAATGCGCCGCGGTGATTAGCCCGAGTTCCCAAATCCCTCGTTTTTCTTGCCCAACTCTAAAGTACAACCTAATCCCGTAAAAATTTGTCCGCCAAAAACATTTCACAATACCTGGCACGAACGTCACTCGCTGCTCGGCATTATCTTAGCCGGACAATTCGACAGGATCTGACACGAGCCGAGTGGGCGCAGACACGAGAAGCATGCCGGAAAGattgcgataaaaattaaaaatacgattTACGCTGTCACGTAGCAGtaaattcttcaaattattcccaacgatttctatttttttttttttctttttttttttaggtctTTTTAATTCGTTCCAGAAGCACGTTCTTAATGTCCGACGTAACCTACGCGGTATTCGTTTGAATATCGTGCGAAGATCTATTTTGCGCCGGTGTAATTGATCTCATTTCGATCCGAACGAGTGCCGCTTATTGATGATTCCGGTTGTGTGTATCGATATATCACTGCATGCCAGAACTATTGCCCAAACTCATATTTCGGACATCGAACCATTCTACATCACTCCGTTACAATTACTCACTATGCGGTTTCATAATTAAATGTTTCGCAATCTTGTAAACGTAGTGCGTTTAACCGGTCCGCATAAATTATACCAAGTTTGCAAATTGGAAGAGTTCAACATTAGGATTACTCTTTCTATTTGATTGGAGTGTGCGGGTaggaaagaaacaaaaaatacgtgcGAATACGCCAGCAAAATCTAACGAAGCAAAAGATATGTCGAGCAATTTTAATGCCTGCATGCAATATGCATAGAAACTGTGTCGATATTTCACAGAGTTTGCGTCGACGTCACTGACAAATTAATCTCGAACAATTTTTAAGAGCACCATACTTTGGCGATCGGTATGTTATAAAGATTTTATATCGGGTGTACGGTCGAATTAAAAAGTTTTCTAAATACAGTACTCATTTGCCAATCAAGCACTCAATGCGAAGTTTCCATTCGTTGAAAATCGCCCAATTTCCGCAGTTGTAACGCAACATATTATCACTTGGACAACCAAATTTTCGTTAACTGAAAAAACGCTTTCTTTGCTGTGACAAATGCTTAGTATTTGCAgtgaaatactttttcacCACCGGCAAAAAAAGCCGTTGTTGATCCAAACAATCCTTACATCTAGTGTGGTTAGTTTGTTTGGTCGCGGAATGGCTTTGCCGAGGAACGtacagatattatttattaggCGATAGGGATGGTTTGTGTAAAAGGTAAAAAATGGTCTGGATCGAAGTAAAAACATAGCGCAAAAGGGAGACGAatggatttttaatttcatcattcCCTTGTAACGCAGGCTACAACTTTACGCTTgagaggaatgaaaaatgttggaaTCCGTCGAAACGCGTTGTGCGTATCACGTTTTATAAATCGAGAGTTATTTTAAttgcaaataaataacagtCGCAGATTCGTAGATTCATATCACTGGCTCTAATTATCACCTCTCTCTTACGCAACGGTAAATCTCTCCAAATCGGTAGACAGGATTCAGTTTTACGTAACTTGCAGCTTACAGTGATTCTGCACATGGTTGCTAGCAAAGCTAGAAAACCTTATGAATTCAAACCGGTGAACGTGCCTCTATTCTAGTTATGTTTTCTAAGATTTATAGGATACCGGCCATGATACTCGTATATTCAACGAATCGTAAcaactgtaataataatgactaaaaaagagaaaaaaaaaaagaaacgaagaaaaccGACGTGTTTTCATCTTTATTCATACGAATAAACGGGACTTGTAGCAGCGCGTCGGTTCGAAGACGTGCTTGCGAATACAAATTGCTTCATATGAGATTCGGTCACCGTCATGACGCCAAACTCGTAATCGCGCATTGTCCCTGATGTGGAATAATGAAAAGTCAGTTCGTTTCTTCGGTGATTGAACATTTTCGCACGTCTCGAACAATGACACTTATAATAATACTACGGCATTAAATGCGAATCCATATATTTTTGTGCACAATCGCCGGTCCACGCTGCTTGCAAGCTCGACCCATTCGTTTAGTGAAGAATTACTAAGCGAAACGATCGTTGAAGCCAATCTAgaatgaatttaatatttgtaataaCATGCGTATACCTTGTAGTGAAAGTACTTAGCTTTTATTTCTCatggtcattttttttttttttttccttctacaATCCGAGTTAAGCAATGTGTTTTTGAATCAATCAACGTTCGTGCAGCCAACGCATTCGCTACGTCATCACTCGCCGTAAAGTAAAAACATCCCAATTCCGTTAGTGTGGATTTTGGTAAGAGCCCATCGATATCCTCACCGATAACATAGCGAAGCTTGATAATCATCAGTAtgtagtataataataaaataaatatgtttttaCACGTCTGTTACTTATACAATCAGTCGCATAGCATTTCTTCGTCTTTatgattttaatcaattaccGATTGTTGTACCGTCGCGTGAacgtgtaaatattttctgtaaataCAGCTAatgtgcattttatttttagacaTTTGAATGTACTTGAAATGTCTTTATTCAATCTacgatttcatttcattgaaatataaaagtaGTTTTCCTATCTCGTGGTGGAAATACTTACATCACTCTCACAGCCA includes:
- the LOC124181444 gene encoding keratin, type II cytoskeletal 2 epidermal-like is translated as MKLACTLCGLFVAVAVVNAGPVKRQAVDDLNPLNEVYVVEADGDAATDNERGDRDKRKIGIIKLGATNGIINFVFGKLDSFLDAKTNALAALEEGNKAKNAAFGIDNTQSATSQFISNLISQKIQAGTASIGPLISGATSFISTASSGIGNAVASKIAPLSSLSGGLSGGSSDGSAGGGLLGGLSGGLGGILSSKIQTISSLSSGSGGLGGLLGGLSGGSGDTGGSAGGSTDFGTGSSSGEASAGAGLSLGGSTGGGVNLGAFANLNGGTIATTTEDIPEFDRVHVSLDVPPPVFGNGFTLITNVSKVLSSVITNSARRTQNVLEVFKPFFRGAFAIKGLPSDNPK